From Kitasatospora sp. MAP12-44:
GCTGCCCGTCCTGGTGCTGATGGCCGGGCAGCCCGGCAGCCCGCTCGACTGGATCACCACCGGCAACGTGCCCGGCGCGATGGACGCCTTCGCCGCCGAACACCAGGGCCTGGCGCCGGTCGTGGTGATCGTCGACCCGATCGGCTCCGACTTCAGCAACACCCTGTGCATGAACTCCAGGATCGCCCAGGCGCAGACCTACCTGGCCGAGGACGTGCCGAACTGGATCCGCACCCACCTGCAGGTCGCCACCGGCCGCGGGCACTGGGCGATCGGCGGCCTCTCGCTCGGCGGCACCTGCTCGCTGCAACTCGCCGTCAACGCACCGCAGGTGTACGGCTCGTTCCTGGACATCTCCGGCCAGGACGAGCCGACCCTGGGCAGCCACCGCAAGACGGTGGACGAGGCCTTCGGCGGCGACGAGGCCGCCTTCGACGCGGTGGACCCGCTGCATGTGATGGCCCGGGAGCGGTTCCCCGACACCGCCGCCTCCTTCGTGGTCGGCGCCGGAGACCGGGAGTACCGGCCGCAGCAGGCCAAGGTCTACGCGGCGGCGGTCGCCGCCGGCATGCGGGCCAGGGCCGCGACGCTGCCCGGCGGGCACGACTGGACGGTCTTCCGGCCCGCTCTCGCGCAGAACATCCCGTGGCTGGCCCAGCAGACAGGACTGACCCGATGAACAGCCTGACGGTGACGCGCAGCCTGACGGTGACGCGATGAACAGCCCGACGGATCGCACCGACGCCGCCGTGCCGCTCGCGCCGGGGCCCGAGCGCGGCTACCGCTGGGTGCGCCAACTCGCGC
This genomic window contains:
- a CDS encoding alpha/beta hydrolase-fold protein, whose translation is MSQSVAGGNPLDWSLTEGVIPVLIVLAGLGSLTALLLSRDPQWWTRRFPAAVLLTVGVSILLVFWIDYWWQPFSGPLPRKVWFWIGLGVLAVTLAAFRMPGLRWRGRGGALCAAVLVLVMSSNEVNRHFDQYPTLRVLFAPWLQKTTALPAGSVPGAVGAPPGQVLAEVWHAPPALPAKGTVSTSPIPGLISGFHPRGAYVYLPPAYQTTPRALLPVLVLMAGQPGSPLDWITTGNVPGAMDAFAAEHQGLAPVVVIVDPIGSDFSNTLCMNSRIAQAQTYLAEDVPNWIRTHLQVATGRGHWAIGGLSLGGTCSLQLAVNAPQVYGSFLDISGQDEPTLGSHRKTVDEAFGGDEAAFDAVDPLHVMARERFPDTAASFVVGAGDREYRPQQAKVYAAAVAAGMRARAATLPGGHDWTVFRPALAQNIPWLAQQTGLTR